The Cygnus olor isolate bCygOlo1 chromosome 18, bCygOlo1.pri.v2, whole genome shotgun sequence genome includes a window with the following:
- the RSAD1 gene encoding radical S-adenosyl methionine domain-containing protein 1, mitochondrial, translating to MAVRGWRPAVAALAAGRPRGGGPGEASAPGAGPGPEPGAPGGAAAAALYVHWPYCRKHCSYCSFNKYVVPAVDEAAVRTCLVREARTLLRLGQVQSVTSVFFGGGTPSLASPQTIAAVLEAAAEAAHLPAGAEVTLEANPSSASPARLAGFRAAGVNRLSVGVQSLDDAELRLLGREHTADEARAAVEAARGLFPGRTSIDLLFGLPGQSREAWARCLEAALGLCDDHLALYQLTLERGTALEVRVRRGALPTPPQDLLADMYHTARAVLAAAGFRQYEVSNFARKGALSTHNLSYWRAEQYIGVGPGAHGRFVPWGEGSCQREARVQTPDPDTWMKEVQSHGHGTRRRAALSPLEQLEELLALGLRTDEGVTQQRWGRFSPQLPLRAVFGVPGEAMALQQQGWLLLDGRGLRCTPEGLAVLDSLLPGLLCQLQRCWARVAGTGGRGTGAAGGQGMEAAGGQGTEAHGGQGPETAGGQGTEAHGGQDTEAGRGQGP from the exons ATGGCGGTGCGGGGCTGGCGCCCGGCGGTGGCCGCGCTCGctgcggggcggccccgggggggcggcccgggggaGGCCTCGGCtcccggagcggggccgggcccagaaccgggggctccggggggaGCCGCGGCAGCCGCGCTCTATGTGCAT TGGCCCTACTGCCGCAAGCACTGCTCCTACTGCAGCTTCAACAAGTACGTGGTGCCGGCGGTGGACGAGGCGGCCGTGCGCACCTGCCTGGTGCGCGAGGCCCGGACCCTGCTCCGCCTCGGCCAGGTGCAGAG CGTCACCTCCGTCTTCTTCGGCGGGGGCACACCCAGCCTGGCCAGCCCCCAAACCATCGCCGCCGTACTGGAGGCTGCCGCGGAGGCCGCCCACCTCCCTGCCGGAGCCGAGGTCACGCTGGAGGCCAACCCCAGCTCCGCCAGCCCCGCGCGCCTCGCCGGCTTCAGGGCGGCCGGCGTCAACCGCCTCTCAGTCGGCGTGCAG TCGCTGGACGACGCCGAGCTGCGGCTGCTGGGCCGGGAGCACACGGCGGACGAGGCGCGGGCGGCGGTGGAGGCGGCGCGGGGGCTCTTCCCCGGCCGCACCTCCATCGACCTCCTCTTCGGGCTGCCGGGGCAGAGCCGGGAGGCCTGGGCCCGGTGTTTGGAGGCGGCGCTGGGGCTGTGCGACGACCACCTGGCCCTCTACCAGCTGACGCTGGAGCGGGGCACGGCGCTGGAGGTGCGGGTCCGGCGGGGGGCCCTGCCCACGCCCCCCCAGGACCTCCTGGCCGACATGTACCACACCGCCCGGGCCGTGCTGGCGGCCGCCGGCTTCCGCCAGTACGAGGTCTCCAATTTTGCAAGGAAG GGCGCCCTCAGCACCCACAACCTCTCCTACTGGCGGGCTGAGCAGTACATCGGCGTGGGGCCGG GAGCGCACGGGAGGTTTGTGCCGTGGGGTGAGGGCAGCTGCCAGCGGGAGGCCCGCGTCCAGACGCCGGATCCCGACACCTGGATGAAGGAGGTGCAGAGCCACGGGCACGGCACCCGGAGACGGGCGGCGCTGAGCCCCTTGGAGCA gctggaggagctgctcgCCCTGGGGCTGCGCACGGACGAGGGCGTCACGCAGCAG CGTTGGGGGCGCTTCTCCCCTCAGCTGCCCTTGCGGGCTGTGTTCGGGGTGCCAGGGGAGGCGATggcgctgcagcagcagggctggctgctcctggACGGCCG GGGCCTGCGCTGCACGCCCGAGGGGCTGGCGGTGCTGGACTCGCTGCTGCCCGgcctgctctgccagctgcagcgCTGCTGGGCGCGCGTGGCCGGCACCGGGGGACGAGGcacaggggctgctggaggacaAGGCATGGAGGCTGCGGGGGGACAAGGCACAGAAGCTCATGGAGGACAAGGCCCAGAGACTGCTGGAGGACAAGGCACAGAGGCTCATGGAGGACAAGACACGGAGGCTGGCAGGGGACAAGGCCCTTAG